Within the Candidatus Babeliaceae bacterium genome, the region TGCTTAATGAAATACATTCCATAAGGACCATTGCTATTGATGGTTCTGAAAAAACACCACTGTATGCAAAGTTGGCACTAGAATATTTTTATTTATCGGTTTCAAGCCATAATTATGCCTGCAGAAAAGAAGGGGCTGCGCGGAAGTTGCTTGATGAAAAGCGCTTACTTGATAATGAAGGTAAAGTTAAGCAAGAAATTGTTAATGCTTTTAAAATATTTAAGTTGTCGTTCGATTTTCCAAAAACAAATAAGTAATTTTTTATTAATTAGGATATTTTAAATGAAAAAAATAATAATTTTTTCTTTGCTCTGCTCGTTTGGTGTTCGGGCTATGAACGAAAGTCCTCGAAAGCCTTTGGAGCGATTGCCGGCACGAGGCCCGATGTTTATCAATCATAGGTATTCTTTTGCAGAAGGCTCAAAAACGCCTCATGTCTATCATGCTTATCAACCTGATTATGTTCATTTAATTAAAATGTGTCATGAGGCCAGACAGTATGATTTGCGCGTGGCTTTGGCTAAGAAAACGCAGTATAAGAAAATAGCCGATGATGCAAAATCTTTGCTTGATAATCTTAAGTTAGAAATTAATAATAAAAATAATTCTCCAATGATGATAAGTAGAGCTCAAGCCACTCTTTCTGAGTTTATTAAATCATGTGAAGATAGAACGTATAGTTGTACAAATAAAAGAGCCATTGCTATTTTTGATAGCTTTAAAATGCTTGATTCTAAAAATAAAATCAAAAAAGAAGTTGTTCAGGCGTTGCAGAAGGCTGGACTCATGCCGAAACAACGAGCTACTAACTAGTTAGTCGGTAGCGGTTTGGATTACATATCCCAGTTTGTGTAAACTTGCGCGGCGTAAAGCCATAAAATTTGAGGCGTTTGCCGGTTACTGAATCGGCAAATGCCTTTTTTGCAAAATATAGGGAGGCTTGCGTATTGAGGCATGTTTTGGCAGGCTAAAAGGGTTTATGTAAAAAGATAAAAAATAGGTAGTAGTGGTGGGTGTTTATGAATTTCAAAAAAATACTGTTTTTAAGTTGCAATCTAGTTCTTATGTGTCCCCTTTTGCAGGCATATGAATTGCCCTATGTGAATCTAGGCCTGGATTCTTTTCTCAGCGGCGGGCCAGTTCGCCCAAAGCCTGGTTGGTATGTCGAGCAATATTTAGAATATTATGACGCTCATAAATTTGTGGATGCTTGTGGTGGGTTATTGGGCGGGGTTCCATCGCCTCGTTTTAAAGTATGGGTGGGGATTACTGAGCTTATTTATGAACCAAATTGGGATGTTTTGGGTGGGAAATTTGGGTTTGATAGTTATATTCCCTATTTCTTTTCTTCAACCGTCAGCAAAAATACGTTGGATATTCACGATAGTGGTAGAGGTTTTGGAGATCTGGGGCTTGGAATGTATATTCAGTGGAATCCCATTATGTTTCGTGGGCGGCCCATATTGCAAAATAGATTAGAATTTTTTGCGTCGTTTCCGACGGGAAAAGTGTTTGGTTCTGTTAATACGCTTAATCCGGGCAATAATTTGTTTTTTATAGATCCCTACTGGTCGGCTACTTTGTTTCTTGCGGATAAATGGACCCTGTCTTGGTATCTTTTTTATCTTATATGTGGCAAAAATAGAACGACTCATAGAAAACCAGGTCATACCATGCATACCAATTATAGTTTGGCGTATGAACCCATACAAAATTTGTATATAGGTATTAACGGCTATTTTCTTCAGCAATTACAAGATACGTCTCTGTGTGGAAAAAAAATACCGAGTAGTAAAGAGCGAATATTTGGAATAGGTCCTGGTGGCTTGTATCAATTCCCTCATGATATGTATCTGTTTATTCATTTTTATGTTGAACGTTTTGCAAGAAACAGAACTGAAGGCGTGAGCTTTATTACACGCTTTGAAAAAATATTTTGATTTTTAAAAGTGTTTAACAAATCTAAAAACTCCTTTGGTTCCTTTGGCTCGATTTTTTACTTTGCTTTCAAAATATAAATTCCAAAAGAAAAAAAGATCTTTGTTGGCAACATATAATGCGCCGGGTCCGGCAGCAAATACGCGCTCGCGACTTTGTGGAACAGTAATGCCATTTTGTTTGTCATCATTGAGTTGTTGTAAATAATAACCATTTAATCCGATCCATAGATTTTTAACGATCTGATACTCGGTAGTATAATTTAAATGTATAGCATCGCCGCCTTGCACGCAGGTTTTTTTATTAAGCCCATTCCAAAGATAATGAAGTCGCCATGATGCAGCCCAATTTTCGGTAAAAAATAATGTTCCGGCCCAATAGGGATTAACAAAGATAAATCCATTGCCCGGGTTGATACTTTTTTGCCAACAATTTTTGCCGATAGGAAATGATGCAGCAAATTCTAATCGATGTACCAATACCGTTCTATTATTATGCTTAATTGGGTTAAATTGTATAAAAAGCCCAAGATAAAGATCGCCAAA harbors:
- a CDS encoding transporter: MKIFNHFLIFYIILAACIWPLHSNREPLLNLGSTSFLDGGPIRPNPGLYWEEYFIYYNAHKILDNCGKLLNGIPSPKINKVFINTQIIYQFDANILQGQPGIDIILPAVAYSHISKNNLGKTDSGRGFGDLYLGLFIQFNPIKHNNRTVLVHRLEFAASFPIGKNCWQKSINPGNGFIFVNPYWAGTLFFTENWAASWRLHYLWNGLNKKTCVQGGDAIHLNYTTEYQIVKNLWIGLNGYYLQQLNDDKQNGITVPQSRERVFAAGPGALYVANKDLFFFWNLYFESKVKNRAKGTKGVFRFVKHF
- a CDS encoding transporter is translated as MNFKKILFLSCNLVLMCPLLQAYELPYVNLGLDSFLSGGPVRPKPGWYVEQYLEYYDAHKFVDACGGLLGGVPSPRFKVWVGITELIYEPNWDVLGGKFGFDSYIPYFFSSTVSKNTLDIHDSGRGFGDLGLGMYIQWNPIMFRGRPILQNRLEFFASFPTGKVFGSVNTLNPGNNLFFIDPYWSATLFLADKWTLSWYLFYLICGKNRTTHRKPGHTMHTNYSLAYEPIQNLYIGINGYFLQQLQDTSLCGKKIPSSKERIFGIGPGGLYQFPHDMYLFIHFYVERFARNRTEGVSFITRFEKIF